A region of the Haladaptatus sp. R4 genome:
CGGCGGCAGAAACGTCCGCTTCGAAAATGTAAATCGAATCGTCTGACTCCAGTGCGTTCTCGATTTCGTTTTTGATTCCCACTAACTGGCCTTCAGTGATATCTCCGTGAAAGACAGAATATTGGATGTGTTCGAGATGCCTACGAAGTAGCTTCCGATAAATCGAGGTTCGATCGGCTGGAACGTCATAGGTGACGAGGACGAACATTTCACCACCACCGTTCCGTCGGACGATACGTTTCGCCTGTTAAAATGTGCTTTTTCAGTGAATAAACGTCAGTCTGAACCAACGTCTTGTAGCTCACTTTTCGCTTTAATCGAGGATGTTCAACTGTCCGATCGAGTGTATCTTCATAAGCTTCAAGAACAACTAATCGACCTTTCTCATTGAGAAGGCATCCATCGAGTTCGTTCTCGAAGTCCTCGATACTGATCTGCTGTCTATTTACCAAGCGAAACAGTACTCGATCCGCTAGTATT
Encoded here:
- the cas2 gene encoding CRISPR-associated endonuclease Cas2 translates to MFVLVTYDVPADRTSIYRKLLRRHLEHIQYSVFHGDITEGQLVGIKNEIENALESDDSIYIFEADVSAAVDCTVLGDAEEPGSRFT